The following coding sequences are from one Salvia hispanica cultivar TCC Black 2014 chromosome 3, UniMelb_Shisp_WGS_1.0, whole genome shotgun sequence window:
- the LOC125211712 gene encoding tetraspanin-6-like: MYRLSNSVIGFLNLFTLLASIPIIGAGLWMTRSSTTCESFLQTPLLVIGFIVLIISLAGFIGACFHVAWALWVYLVIMLLLIGALMGLTIFGFVVTSPGGGTAIPGRMYREYHLDSYSPWLKKRVLDPHYWMTIRSCILGSKTCDKIVLWTPFEYLTKDLTPIQSGCCKPPTSCNYAMTLAAQDPDCYRWNNAVAVLCYECESCKAGVLEDVRRSWHKLSVLNIVMVVVLIGIYSIGCCAFQNAKRAHTDYPYGHNRMSKVRPRWDFHWWRWLDDRRHQLY, from the exons ATGTACAGGCTCAGCAACTCAGTTATAGGGTTCCTGAACCTGTTCACCCTCCTCGCCTCGATCCCAATAATAGGGGCCGGGCTGTGGATGACGAGGAGTAGCACCACCTGCGAAAGCTTCCTCCAAACACCCCTTTTGGTGATAGGTTTCATTGTCCTAATCATATCCCTAGCCGGCTTCATAGGCGCGTGTTTCCACGTTGCATGGGCGTTGTGGGTTTACCTTGTCATCATGCTCTTGCTCATAGGCGCTCTCATGGGGCTCACCATTTTCGGGTTCGTGGTGACTAGCCCGGGAGGGGGGACTGCGATTCCCGGGAGGATGTATAGGGAGTATCATTTGGATAGCTACTCTCCATGGTTGAAGAAGAGGGTTTTGGACCCTCATTATTGGATGACTATTAGGAGTTGTATTTTGGGCTCCAAGACTTGTGACAAGATTGTGTTGTGGACGCCCTTTGAGTATTTGACCAAAGATCTTACTCCAATTCAG TCGGGGTGTTGCAAGCCGCCAACGTCGTGCAATTACGCGATGACGCTGGCGGCGCAGGATCCGGACTGCTACCGGTGGAACAACGCGGTGGCAGTGCTGTGCTACGAGTGCGAGTCGTGCAAGGCGGGGGTGCTGGAGGACGTGAGGCGGAGCTGGCACAAGCTCTCGGTGCTCAACATCGTGATGGTGGTCGTGCTCATCGGAATCTACTCCATCGGCTGCTGTGCCTTCCAGAACGCAAAGCGGGCCCACACCGACTACCCCTACGGCCACAACCGCATGTCCAAAGTCCGCCCGCGCTGGGACTTCCACTG GTGGAGATGGTTGGATGACAGAAGGCACCAGCTTTATTAG
- the LOC125212831 gene encoding MLO-like protein 6: MDELPKEKTLEATPTWAVAVVCFVLVAISILIEQIIHHTESWLKKRKKEPLRESLEKVKAELMLLGFISLLLTVLQEPLSNICVPRKVGHSWHPCKYTDSGKYYDPCIKKGKIQLVSAYGIHQLHIFIFVLAICHIVYCILTYGLGKLKMRKWKSWEDETRTDEYQYYNDPERFRFARETSFGRRHLNFWSRWPLLLWIVCFFRQFVRSVAKVDYFTLRHGFITEHLTPQSQASFNFQKYINRSLEEDFKVIVGISPVIWFCAVVFLLTNTNGWYSYFWLPFIPLIIILLVGAKLQVIITKMGMRVLDRGDVIKGSPVVQPSDDLFWFGRPRFLLFLIHFVLFLNAFQIAFLAWSYYEFGYPSCYHDNIEDIIIRISMGAIIQFLCSYVTLPLYALVNQMGSKMRPVIFSNNVATALRGWHQTAKKHVKQGRASGSSTPFSSRPASPLHGSTSPLYLLQGYNKSNYEEGHDHDHDQDDGHDFKYAETSIVEIETERDVENPPSPSVGSRPPYNDFSFRNKDPQT; the protein is encoded by the exons ATGGACGAGTTACCTAAGGAGAAGACGTTGGAGGCGACGCCAACGTGGGCGGTCGCGGTCGTTTGCTTTGTGTTGGTTGCTATCTCCATTCTCATTGAACAAATCATTCATCATACTGAATCG TggttaaagaaaagaaaaaaggaaccTCTACGTGAATCACTTGAAAAAGTTAAAGCAG AGCTTATGTTGCTAGGGTTCATATCATTGCTGCTGACAGTATTGCAAGAACCTCTTTCAAATATTTGTGTTCCAAGAAAAGTTGGACATTCTTGGCATCCTTGCAAGTACACAGATAGTGGCAAATATTATGATCCATGTATAAAAAAg GGAAAAATTCAGCTGGTTTCAGCATATGGCATACACCAACTCCACATCTTCATCTTTGTATTGGCAATTTGTCACATAGTTTATTGTATTCTCACTTATGGCCTCGGAAAACTTAAG ATGAGGAAATGGAAATCATGGGAGGATGAGACCAGGACAGATGAGTACCAATACTATAATG ATCCAGAAAGATTCAGATTTGCGAGGGAGACATCGTTTGGGCGTCGACATTTGAATTTCTGGAGCCGCTGGCCTCTTCTTCTCTGGATT GTATGTTTCTTCAGGCAATTCGTCAGATCCGTTGCAAAAGTTGATTACTTCACACTTAGACATGGTTTTATAACA GAACATCTAACACCTCAAAGCCAAGCGTCATTCAATTTCCAGAAATATATAAACAGATCACTAGAAGAAGATTTCAAAGTGATTGTGGGAATAAG CCCAGTAATATGGTTCTGTGCTGTTGTGTTCCTGCTCACCAACACCAATG GGTGGTACTCATACTTCTGGCTACCGTTTATTCCTTTAATC aTTATACTATTGGTGGGAGCAAAATTGCAAGTGATCATAACAAAAATGGGAATGAGAGTTCTAGATAGAGGAGATGTGATCAAAGGCAGCCCAGTTGTTCAGCCCAGCGACGACCTTTTCTGGTTTGGTCGCCCCCGTTTCTTGCTTTTCCTCATccattttgttctttttctg AATGCTTTTCAAATAGCCTTCTTAGCATGGAGTTAT TACGAATTCGGGTATCCGTCGTGCTACCACGACAATATTGAAGATATAATCATACGAATCTCAATGGG tGCCATAATTCAGTTCCTATGCAGCTACGTCACTCTCCCTCTCTACGCCTTGGTGAATCAG ATGGGGTCGAAAATGAGGCCGGTGATATTCAGCAACAACGTAGCGACAGCGCTGCGGGGATGGCACCAGACGGCCAAGAAGCACGTGAAGCAGGGGCGGGCATCGGGCAGCAGCACGCCCTTCTCGAGCCGGCCGGCCTCACCGTTGCACGGGAGCACGTCGCCTCTGTATCTGCTGCAGGGATACAACAAGTCTAATTATGAGGAGGGACATGATCATGATCATGATCAGGATGATGGGCATGATTTTAAGTATGCAGAAACTTCAATTGTTGAGATAGAGACTGAGAGGGATGTTGAAAATCCCCCTTCTCCTAGTGTAGGGAGCAGACCTCCATACAATGATTTTTCCTTTCGAAACAAGGACCCTCAAACgtga
- the LOC125212829 gene encoding MLO-like protein 6 isoform X1: protein MASPLPPPPKEKSLESTATWAVAVVCFVLVAISIVIEQLLHHTELWLKKKRKIALCEALEKIKAELMLLGFISLLLTVTQESLSDICVPKTVASSWHPCNEKYNKTYYDPCLAKGKAQLVSAYGIHQLHIFIFVLALAHVIYCIVTYAFGILKMRQWKAWEDETKTVEYQYYNDPDRFRFARETSFGRRHLHFWSRSPILLWIVCFFRQFFPSVAKVDYLTLRHGFVTEHLPPQVQDSFDFQIYINRALEDDFKVIVGISPALWFCAVLLLLTNTNGWYSHFWLPLIPLAIILLVGAKLQVIITKMGTRILERGDVVMGSPVVHPSDDLFWFNRPRLILSLIHFVLFENAFQIALFAWSWLKFGYPSCYHENLEELLIRIMMGVVIQVLCSYVTLPLYALVTQMGSSMKPVIFGDDVASGLRGWQAAAKKPAKEGRPTVKVTPLTGVPTSPLHGSMSPAYLRNVHRKSTEDLRGGGERSYASPTHHNYRERNDRSPRASVIEIERDVGEPSSVELGYIGQQEEDISSNHFSFGKNDNSIAPK from the exons ATGGCTTCGCcactgccgccgccgcccaaGGAGAAGTCATTGGAGTCGACAGCGACATGGGCGGTGGCCGTTGTTTGCTTTGTGTTGGTTGCCATCTCCATCGTCATCGAACAACTCCTTCATCATACTGAACTG TGgttaaagaaaaagagaaagatagCTTTATGTGAAGCTCTAGAGAAGATTAAAGCAG AGCTTATGCTGCTGGGGTTCATATCGTTGCTACTAACAGTGACACAAGAAAGTCTTTCTGACATTTGTGTCCCCAAAACTGTTGCAAGTTCTTGGCATCCTTGTaatgaaaaatacaataaaacatACTATGATCCCTGCCTGGCAAAG GGCAAGGCACAACTGGTTTCAGCATATGGGATACACCAACTCCATATCTTCATTTTTGTATTGGCACTTGCTCATGTTATCTACTGTATTGTCACTTACGCCTTTGGAATACTAAAG ATGAGGCAGTGGAAAGCATGGGAGGATGAAACAAAGACAGTTGAGTACCAATACTATAATG ATCCAGATAGATTCAGATTTGCTAGAGAGACATCGTTTGGTCGTAGACATTTGCATTTCTGGAGCCGCTCGCCTATTCTTCTATGGATT GTGTGTTTCTTCAGGCAGTTCTTCCCATCAGTAGCAAAAGTGGACTACCTTACTCTTAGGCATGGCTTTGTAACA GAACATCTACCCCCTCAAGTCCAGGATTCATTCGATTTTCAGATATACATAAACAGAGCACTTGAAGACGATTTCAAAGTCATTGTTGGAATAAG CCCTGCATTATGGTTCTGTGCTGTCCTGCTTCTCCTCACAAACACCAATG GGTGGTACTCCCACTTTTGGCTACCATTAATCCCCCTAGCT ATCATACTATTAGTAGGAGCAAAGTTGCAAGTGATCATCACTAAAATGGGAACAAGGATTCTTGAGAGAGGAGATGTGGTGATGGGCAGCCCTGTGGTTCATCCCAGCGACGATCTTTTCTGGTTTAATCGCCCTCGTCTCATCCTCTCCCTCATTCATTTCGTTCTTTTTGAG AATGCATTTCAGATTGCTCTCTTTGCTTGGAGTTGG cTTAAATTTGGATATCCATCTTGCTACCATGAGAATCTTGAGGAATTGCTCATACGAATCATGATGGG TGTTGTGATTCAGGTTTTGTGTAGTTATGTCACACTTCCCCTCTATGCCTTAGTTACTCAAATGGGATCAAGCATGAAGCCAGTCATTTTCGGGGACGACGTGGCATCAGGGCTGCGTGGCTGGCAGGCGGCCGCCAAGAAACCGGCAAAAGAAGGGCGTCCCACGGTCAAAGTCACCCCATTGACCGGTGTGCCTACCTCTCCGTTGCACGGTAGCATGTCGCCTGCCTACTTGCGGAATGTCCACAGAAAGTCCACTGAGGACCTGCGTGGTGGCGGGGAGAGATCGTACGCCTCTCCCACCCACCACAACTATCGTGAGAGAAATGACCGATCACCCCGAGCTTCAGTTAttgagatagagagagatgtTGGAGAGCCTTCCTCTGTAGAGTTGGGCTACATAGGCCAACAAGAAGAAGACATTAGCtcaaatcatttttcttttgggaaaaatgataattcCATTGCTCCAAAGTAA
- the LOC125212829 gene encoding MLO-like protein 6 isoform X3, which yields MASPLPPPPKEKSLESTATWAVAVVCFVLVAISIVIEQLLHHTELWLKKKRKIALCEALEKIKAELMLLGFISLLLTVTQESLSDICVPKTVASSWHPCNEKYNKTYYDPCLAKGKAQLVSAYGIHQLHIFIFVLALAHVIYCIVTYAFGILKMRQWKAWEDETKTVEYQYYNDPDRFRFARETSFGRRHLHFWSRSPILLWIVCFFRQFFPSVAKVDYLTLRHGFVTEHLPPQVQDSFDFQIYINRALEDDFKVIVGISPALWFCAVLLLLTNTNGWYSHFWLPLIPLAIILLVGAKLQVIITKMGTRILERGDVVMGSPVVHPSDDLFWFNRPRLILSLIHFVLFENAFQIALFAWSWLKFGYPSCYHEHLEDMIIRIVMGVVIQVLCSYVTLPLYALVTQMGSNMKPVIFSDDVVLALRSWQATANKHVNEGRPSAIATTFSSRPTSPMRMSPAYLRHSRKRSSGLDSEGRGGERASASPSRHYNIQDLNKIDGLSEIVGDVENPTPREVDTSSSEFSFRTKDSC from the exons ATGGCTTCGCcactgccgccgccgcccaaGGAGAAGTCATTGGAGTCGACAGCGACATGGGCGGTGGCCGTTGTTTGCTTTGTGTTGGTTGCCATCTCCATCGTCATCGAACAACTCCTTCATCATACTGAACTG TGgttaaagaaaaagagaaagatagCTTTATGTGAAGCTCTAGAGAAGATTAAAGCAG AGCTTATGCTGCTGGGGTTCATATCGTTGCTACTAACAGTGACACAAGAAAGTCTTTCTGACATTTGTGTCCCCAAAACTGTTGCAAGTTCTTGGCATCCTTGTaatgaaaaatacaataaaacatACTATGATCCCTGCCTGGCAAAG GGCAAGGCACAACTGGTTTCAGCATATGGGATACACCAACTCCATATCTTCATTTTTGTATTGGCACTTGCTCATGTTATCTACTGTATTGTCACTTACGCCTTTGGAATACTAAAG ATGAGGCAGTGGAAAGCATGGGAGGATGAAACAAAGACAGTTGAGTACCAATACTATAATG ATCCAGATAGATTCAGATTTGCTAGAGAGACATCGTTTGGTCGTAGACATTTGCATTTCTGGAGCCGCTCGCCTATTCTTCTATGGATT GTGTGTTTCTTCAGGCAGTTCTTCCCATCAGTAGCAAAAGTGGACTACCTTACTCTTAGGCATGGCTTTGTAACA GAACATCTACCCCCTCAAGTCCAGGATTCATTCGATTTTCAGATATACATAAACAGAGCACTTGAAGACGATTTCAAAGTCATTGTTGGAATAAG CCCTGCATTATGGTTCTGTGCTGTCCTGCTTCTCCTCACAAACACCAATG GGTGGTACTCCCACTTTTGGCTACCATTAATCCCCCTAGCT ATCATACTATTAGTAGGAGCAAAGTTGCAAGTGATCATCACTAAAATGGGAACAAGGATTCTTGAGAGAGGAGATGTGGTGATGGGCAGCCCTGTGGTTCATCCCAGCGACGATCTTTTCTGGTTTAATCGCCCTCGTCTCATCCTCTCCCTCATTCATTTCGTTCTTTTTGAG AATGCATTTCAGATTGCTCTCTTTGCTTGGAGTTGG cTTAAATTTGGATATCCATCTTGCTACCATGAGCATCTTGAAGATATGATCATACGAATCGTGATGGG TGTTGTGATACAGGTGCTCTGCAGTTATGTGACACTCCCTCTCTACGCCTTGGTTACTCAGATGGGATCAAACATGAAGCCAGTCATTTTTAGTGATGACGTGGTATTGGCTCTGCGCAGCTGGCAGGCAACAGCCAACAAGCACGTGAATGAAGGGCGGCCGTCAGCCATTGCCACCACATTCTCCAGCAGGCCCACCTCGCCAATGCGCATGTCACCAGCCTATCTGCGGCATAGCCGGAAGAGGTCATCAGGCTTGGACAGCGAAGGGCGGGGAGGTGAGAGGGCATCAGCCTCCCCCAGCCGCCACTACAACATTCAAGATTTGAACAAAATAGATGGGTTGTCTGAGATAGTAGGGGATGTGGAAAACCCTACTCCTAGAGAAGTTGACACTAGTTCAAGTGAATTCTCTTTTCGAACAAAGGATTCTTGCTGA
- the LOC125212829 gene encoding MLO-like protein 6 isoform X2, whose protein sequence is MAGELPKEKTLAATPTWAVAAFFFVIVAISIVIEKILHHAELWLKKKRKVALHEALGKIKAELMLLGFISLLLTMTQETALSDICVPKKVGDSWHPCKEDVYSKKKYHDPCLEKGKVQLVSAYGIHQLHIFIFVLALFHVVYCVVTYILGKLKMGKWKAWEDETQTNEYKFYHDPERFRFARETSFGRRHLQFWSRSSLLLWIVCFFRQFFPSVAKVDYLTLRHGFVSEHLPPQIGATFDFQVYINKALEEDFKVIVGISPALWFCAVLFLLTNTNGWYSDFWLPFIPLIIVLLVGAKLQVIITKMGTRVLDKGDVVRGSPLVHPNDDLFWFRRPSFILFLIHFALFENAFQLAFFAWSWLKFGYPSCYHEHLEDMIIRIVMGVVIQVLCSYVTLPLYALVTQMGSNMKPVIFSDDVVLALRSWQATANKHVNEGRPSAIATTFSSRPTSPMRMSPAYLRHSRKRSSGLDSEGRGGERASASPSRHYNIQDLNKIDGLSEIVGDVENPTPREVDTSSSEFSFRTKDSC, encoded by the exons ATGGCTGGTGAGTTGCCTAAGGAGAAGACGTTGGCGGCAACGCCAACATGGGCGGTGGCCGCCTTCTTCTTCGTGATCGTTGCTATCTCCATCGTTATCGAAAAAATCCTCCATCATGCCGAATTG TGgttgaagaaaaagaggaaGGTAGCGTTACATGAAGCTCTAGGGAAGATTAAAGCCG AGCTTATGCTGTTAGGGTTCATATCGTTGCTGCTGACGATGACGCAGGAGACTGCTCTTTCAGATATTTGCGTTCCGAAAAAAGTTGGAGATTCTTGGCACCCTTGTAAGGAGGATGTATATAGTAAAAAGAAATATCATGATCCATGTCTTGAAAAG GGCAAGGTGCAACTTGTTTCAGCATACGGAATTCACCAGCTCCATATCTTCATCTTTGTATTGGCACTTTTTCATGTAGTCTATTGTGTTGTCACTTACATCTTGGGAAAACTAAAG ATGGGGAAATGGAAAGCATGGGAGGATGAAACACAgacaaatgaatataaattttatcacG ATCCAGAGAGATTCAGATTTGCGAGGGAGACTTCATTTGGACGCAGACATTTGCAATTTTGGAGCCGCTCATCTCTTCTTCTATGgatt GTGTGTTTCTTCAGGCAATTCTTCCCATCAGTAGCAAAAGTGGATTACTTAACACTTAGACATGGCTTTGTATCA GAACATTTACCACCTCAAATCGGGGCAACATTCGATTTCCaagtatatataaacaaagCACTAGAAGAAGATTTCAAAGTCATTGTTGGAATCAG CCCTGCATTGTGGTTCTGTGCTGTTTTATTCCTCCTGACCAACACCAATG GCTGGTACTCTGATTTTTGGCTGCCATTCATCCCTCTGATT ATAGTACTTTTAGTCGGAGCAAAATTGCAAGTGATCATCACAAAAATGGGAACGAGGGTTCTGGACAAAGGAGATGTGGTGAGGGGCAGTCCTCTAGTCCACCCCAACGACGATCTTTTCTGGTTTCGTCGTCCCAGCTTCATCCTCTTCCTCATTCACTTTGCTCTGTTTGAG AATGCTTTTCAGCTTGCTTTCTTTGCTTGGAGTTGG cTTAAATTTGGATATCCATCTTGCTACCATGAGCATCTTGAAGATATGATCATACGAATCGTGATGGG TGTTGTGATACAGGTGCTCTGCAGTTATGTGACACTCCCTCTCTACGCCTTGGTTACTCAGATGGGATCAAACATGAAGCCAGTCATTTTTAGTGATGACGTGGTATTGGCTCTGCGCAGCTGGCAGGCAACAGCCAACAAGCACGTGAATGAAGGGCGGCCGTCAGCCATTGCCACCACATTCTCCAGCAGGCCCACCTCGCCAATGCGCATGTCACCAGCCTATCTGCGGCATAGCCGGAAGAGGTCATCAGGCTTGGACAGCGAAGGGCGGGGAGGTGAGAGGGCATCAGCCTCCCCCAGCCGCCACTACAACATTCAAGATTTGAACAAAATAGATGGGTTGTCTGAGATAGTAGGGGATGTGGAAAACCCTACTCCTAGAGAAGTTGACACTAGTTCAAGTGAATTCTCTTTTCGAACAAAGGATTCTTGCTGA
- the LOC125209146 gene encoding chlorophyll a-b binding protein 6, chloroplastic-like: MLLLVLIQISGCFPPTIFFIAHSTMAVMSYGVAAAAVCPSVLSSSKSKFAASVSFGTNATTSRFTMSAEWMPGEPRPPYLDGSAPGDFGFDPLRLGEVPENLERYKESELIHCRWAMLAVPGILVPEALGLGNWVKAQEWAALPGGQATYLGNPVPWGTLPTILAIEFLAIAFVEHQRSMEKDPEKKKYPGGAFDPLGYSKDPKKLQELKVKEIKNGRLALLAFVGFCVQQSAYPGTGPLENLASHLADPWHNNIGEVLIPPIS, from the exons ATGCTATTGCTAGTACTTATTCAGATTTCTGGG TGCTTCCCTCCAACAATTTTCTTCATTGCTCACTCAACAATGGCCGTGATGAGCTACGGCGTTGCAGCCGCAGCCGTCTGCCCCTCCGTCCTCTCCTCCTCCAAGTCGAAATTCGCAGCCTCCGTGTCGTTTGGCACCAATGCCACCACCTCCAGGTTCACCATGTCCGCTGAGTGGATGCCGGGCGAGCCCCGCCCACCCTACCTCGATGGCTCCGCTCCCGG AGATTTTGGATTCGACCCGCTTCGGCTAGGGGAAGTCCCGGAAAACCTCGAGAGATATAAGGAGTCGGAGCTCATCCACTGCAGATGGGCTATGCTAGCCGTG CCCGGAATCCTGGTCCCGGAGGCTCTGGGGTTGGGCAACTGGGTCAAGGCACAAGAATGGGCGGCGCTCCCAGGTGGACAGGCCACGTATTTGGGCAACCCGGTCCCATGGGGCACCCTTCCCACAATCTTAGCGATCGAGTTCTTGGCCATAGCCTTTGTAGAGCACCAAAGGAGCATGGAGAAGGACCCGGAGAAGAAGAAGTACCCAGGTGGGGCATTCGACCCACTCGGCTACTCCAAGGACCCTAAGAAGTTGCAAGAGCTCAAGGTCAAGGAGATCAAGAATG GTCGTCTAGCGCTGTTGGCGTTTGTGGGATTCTGCGTTCAGCAATCAGCATACCCGGGAACAGGGCCGTTGGAGAATTTGGCGTCGCATTTGGCTGACCCGTGGCACAACAACATTGGCGAAGTCCTCATTCCCCCCATCTCCTAA